The Candidatus Polarisedimenticolaceae bacterium genome segment CTCGAGGCGCTCCGGGACGACCCGCGGTTCGCGGAGCACTTCCCCTGCGCGCCCCGGGCCGAAGAATAGTTCTTTACAGCCCTCACGGGTTTGTTCTACTTTGTAGAACATGTCGCGTGGGGAGTACCTCGGAGAGTTCGAGCAGCTCGTGTTGCTCGCCCTCGTCCGCCTCGGGGAGGGGGCGTACGGGCTCTCCGTGCGCAGGGAGTTGGTCGACCGCGCGGGGCGGGAAGTCGCCATCGGCGCCGTTTACGCGACGCTCGACCGGCTGGAGCAGAAAGGGTTGGTCGCCTCGGCCCTCGGCGAGCCGACCTCGGAACGCGGGGGCCGCGCCAAGCGCCACTTCCGGCTGACCGGCGAGGGGTCGAAGGCGCTGAAGCGCTCCCAGACCGCGATGGCCCGGATGCTCGACGGCCTCCCCGCGAAGTGGAGGCCGGCGTGAGCCGGCGCGTGGCGATCGCCCTGCTCGAAGCGACTCTCCCGCGGGAGCTCGCGGAGCCCGTGATCGGCGACCTGGTCGAAGCGCACGCCCGTCAGCCGGTTCGATTCTGGATCGAGACGCTTCGCGCGCTGCGCCTGGTGGATCC includes the following:
- a CDS encoding helix-turn-helix transcriptional regulator, yielding MSRGEYLGEFEQLVLLALVRLGEGAYGLSVRRELVDRAGREVAIGAVYATLDRLEQKGLVASALGEPTSERGGRAKRHFRLTGEGSKALKRSQTAMARMLDGLPAKWRPA